Part of the Scyliorhinus canicula chromosome 13, sScyCan1.1, whole genome shotgun sequence genome, cttctcaacctcgccccttgcTTGAacacctcaggttaaatcaccgccagtcagctctccccctcaaaggcaaaagctgcctatggttatctgggactacggcgactTTACCTACAAGGAGAGATGTGTTACATGTAATGGCTAGCATGTCAATAAAATATACTGGTAGGAAAGTATCACATCTAGATATTCATCTGACCTACCTGCAATTTCAGGTGGTACCGCAGTGGGGATTGAAAACTACCCAGCAACCTACTCCACACATCAATTCCAATCTCTTCCAGGATTTCCCACTGGAAGAAATGACACATGTTCATTGTGCATCCAAGGAAGGTGAcaatgagtatgtgtgtgagtatgggcCTGGGTATaggttgtgtgtgtttgtgtttgagtTCAAAATGAAACTTTTATCTTGCTTTTAAAACGTACAGGAACCTGTCACTTTCCTTGTTCCTGACTATGAAAGCACTCAGGAGTTAAACACTGTGGGCTGGAATCAccatttttgagactaagtgtgaAGGAACTGTGGCATTTAATGACAAAAAAAATCGGCACTGACCCCTCACCGATCGCAGGATCGGTGAAGGGCTAGAAGCCGCACTGcgtaaaactcccagctcccacgaTAAAAAACGCTGGAGAGTGGCTGCGCCCATGGCCACACGTGCGCACGGTGGCACCTTGCAGCGGatgcgccgtaaaacatggcgccggccgtgcgcggacccggcctgccagatagtgcccccccacccggccaccaaccagtcccctcagccctcacggaagcccctctggccagcagcacggcccccacccaactgtggcggtgctggacacagtctgcagccgccacaccaggttcCCGACCGTTATAGACCACGCGGGCGTGAACCTGGTCCATTGGGGGCGGCGCATCGGGGGAGGACCTTCGGGTGACGCGCTAATGCcgttccaatggcgtgcggcgcacgacgcgatgacgccatttcggagggagCGGAGGATACAAAACCTGAGTCAAAcaggcgcccccccaccccctgatttcggcgtcagaagggattctccgcccgatcaccgattacaaAATCGGCTTCATTGAACGGTGAATCTCGCCCCATTTTTCTGGCTCTCTTCAGTGAGTAGATAGGTGGAAAGAAAAGGGGAACTGTGCCTATTGTCACtgactcccctcccacccctcccccacccataacAAATTCAATCCTTGGCACCAACACAATATTATGATTCGGAGCTCAAGATTAATTTATGTTACCGGTCTGATGCCGAGTAAAATTGTTTTAACGTACCTCAACCACAACCTTATTGCAGCACATTTACTTTACTGGTGCACCATTTTCATTTGCCACACCAGCCGTCTTGTAGCTTGTCTGACTGCCACTTTGGCGCCATTTGGCAGAATATTATTTGCATTACTAACAAATGATTTCTTTCATCCCAATAAATACACAAATTCACTAAAGAATATGAAAAGAAATGGCAATGATGTtgttaaaataatattttcattgcttccactGCCTGACAAAGTTTGCATGTCTGAATTCATTGATAGTCAAACTGTCTTTAACTATAATCTTTAAGAATGCATGAGCTGGAGGAACAATCTACTCTATGATGTAATCAGCACCTGAATTAAtcaaaatttgaatgtggaataAAGTCTAGCCAGAAAAAGCTGGATGCACAAACTAACAAGTGATTCATATTTACTGCACCAGCTACAGAATAACAATTGGATATCACAATGAAGGAAATAAACAACTTTCTATAATTAACTTATTTGTATCACACTTCAATCAAAATGGCTTTAATTGTTAAATAGCTGGCAAtagttctttctctctcttcatcCTTGGTACCAAAGGGTTGCTAAGAATGGCTCAATGGCGCCATGATAGCACCCTGGGGCAAGGAAAAGCGGTAGGCCTCCAAGTACTACCTTAGCCAGTATAGGaactgaacctgcgctgttggcagcACAATCTTGACCGTCTGAGGCTAACCGGACCTACACACAATGTTGCAACACAGAAAAAGGCCTTTCAGTCCAACAGATGTATTCCGATGAGCCTGTTCCCACCCCTCTTCATATTACCCCatcaacatgggcagcatggtagcatagtggttagcatcaatgcttcacagctccagggtcccaggttcggttccccgctgggtcactgtctgtgcggagtctgcacgtcctccccgtgtgtgcgtgggtttcctccgggtgctccggtttcctcccacagtccaaagatgtgcggggttaggtggattggccatgctaaattgcccgtagtgtcctaaaaagtaaggttaagggggattgttgggttacgggtatagggtagatacgtgagtttgaggagggtgatcattgctcggcacaacatcgagggctgaagggcctgttatgtgctgtactgttctaaacatACCCTTCCATTGCACCCGAGGGCTCAGCCAGCATCCATGCCATTCACCTTAACTATTCCCTGTGGCAGAAAGTTCCACATTCCAACCAGTCTCAGGCAAAGAAGTTTCTCTTGAATAATCTATTGGATTTGTTATCCATTTCACACTCATGGTCCCTAGTTCAGGCTTCACCTGCAAGCAGAAACATTTCCCAGTGAATACCCAATCAAATCCTTTCACGATCTTGAAAATCTCTACTcagtcacctctcaatcttctctctACCGGACAAAGAAGTTCCCACCTATTCAATCTTTTCTGATCACATACCTACTTTCGTAAGTGCAGCTTGGAGGGATCTAGGAGTAAACACACAGCACATTCAATAGGGTGGATTATACACATAATTCTTTGCATTTACTCATACATTTTGTTCTTAAATATGACATGATATTGCTTTCACACTCAGTCACATTACATTTTTGGTTCTTTATATATTTTAGTCATGTCCTGCATTTCAGTTTCATCATCAATCTCAGTCTCATAACCAAGAGTCCTTAATAGCTCAATAACGTCAGTGAACTGAAGTAAAGGTGGTTGTAAGTTTCTGGTGTTACCTTACTAACAACTTCAAAGTCATAAAATCACATAAAGTAATAAGGTGATTCCAGAGAGAGCAAAGTCTGAGTCCCATCAGGATTAAATACACATTATGGTAATATTACAAGGTGAGGCAGCCAATTAAAATAATTCAGTGGGTTATTGCAATCAAGACGGTTGTATCACTTCCATATCCATTCGGTCAAGAAAGCAGGTAGTTTGTTTACAGCACTGAACTGCAACAGACAGATGAACAGGGGCTGGCGATCAGTGGCATTTCATAGAATTGTGATTCTGCAAGCTGGAGCGTTATGGGTTGTTGGAAAACAGTAAGAGATAAGGAATGGGTTTATCCAACACTCATCTTGTGCACATATGGATTTTTTGCAACAATGAAACCTGCGGAGCCTTTTCTGACACCATATTTAGTTGGACCAGACAAAAATTTCACCATTGAACAGGTATGTGTTAAGAAAGTTCGAGCCCAAAACAAAATATGATTAAATATCTGTGTTTCACTATCTCGTTTTTCATACAAAGGCGTGTGTGATTTAGAATTGTTTTATCTTATGAGGAACATTATTGTAGATAAGTTCAAACCTTGACCACTTGGACAGTTTTCCTTTGGTTTCCAACGATTTCAATAACATACAGCAGGCATAATTATATGGTTAAAGAAAGAAATAATTTATATTTATCGAGCACCTATCACAATGTCCCTCCCTAAGCAATACACAGTTAATATTATACTTTCAAAATGTAGTCACTGCTATAATATAGGAAACATGGTAGAAATGTGCAGgctgcaagctcccacaaacaacaatgaagtAATAATAATTTCTATGTCCATGTAGTGTGTAATGAATTTAACATTGCAACAGAGAGATGGGACCTCtaacagcgcagcactccttcaacactgaagtgtcagccaagATTAGGTGCTCAATTCTTGGGAGTGAGGCTTGAACCTACAGGCTTCAGAAGTGAGAATACTACTATTTGAGCCAAGTACATGTCAATGTACTTTCACACATTCTGTATGCACAGACATTATTGTGCCTTGCACTTACAGCATCTGCAGAATCTCTTTTATTCTAACTGCAGTTTTGTAGGTTTTAAATCCATTCAGTGTCTATTTACAAATAAACATCCCATATGTGGGAAGTAGTTAACCATGGTGAAACCAGTATTTCATTTCCAGATATTAGTTGTAATACTCTATATCAGTCAGGTCATAAAGATATCATGTGCTACTATTTGAAAATATTGAGCAGTAACTTGTCTCCATTCCATGGAGGACTTCAGTTTCCATTTAAATTTCAATCTCATATCAAACAATTATAATTTTACTTATGGCCAAAATGTGGTCAAAATAAAATGCATTGTGCATTATGTAATTATACCTCATTTGTGCTTACCATAATTTATATATAACAAAGAAACGATTTCGGAAGAAAGACCACGAGATGTTTCAAATAACTTTATGGCCAATGAAGTACGTTTGTTGTGATGTCGTTAGTGCAGCAGCTAAATTACACTAAGCAAACTTCCACAATCaggaatgtgataatgagcaggtaatctgtttttgtaATGTTAATTGAGGAATAAGTGTTCAGGCATCAGATGATCAGCCATAAATCCCCTGATCATCTTCTCCCCTGAGGAAGTAGATGGGGTTTTGACTTAACATCTAATTCAAAAACTgcgcctctgacaatgcagcattctttcagtactgcactggtgtGCCAGACTAGATTGTTGCACATAAGCCCGAGAGCACTAACAACAGAGCCACTTATCAATTTATGGAATATAAATTGTATCCTGCACCTCCTCTCTTGTATCTGTGATAAACATGTCAATGGAATCATGTCCAAATATAGCTAATTACCTAGTTTAAAACTATAACTTATTGATTGTAACTGTTGTGGTCAAAATCCTTGTAAACTGATACAAATTTCTCTTTTGGTAAGGTTACGAACCAGTTGTTCCCCATCTGGACATATTCATTCCTGGCACTGTTGATCCCAGTCTTCTTGTTCACTGACTACCTGAAATACAAACCTATCATCATTATACAAGGTGTTGCTCTTGTGATTAACTATGTATTGCTACTCTTTGCAAACGGCATGGCGGCTATGCAGTATCTTCAATTCAACAATGGTCTTGTATCAGCCACAGAAGTAGCCTACTACTCTTATATCTATAGCGTTGTTGATGCTGAACACTACCAGAGAGTGACTAGTTACTGCCGGAGTGTTACTCTGACAGCTTACACAGTGGGATCAGCAATGGCACAACTTCTCGTTTCTCTAGAAGCTGTCTCCTATTTCTACTTAAATGCCATTTCATTGGGAACAGTGTCTGTAGCCTTGGTGACATCATTTGCTCTACCCATGCCCAGGCAAAGCACATTCTTCCAAAATTCAGCTAAATCCTCAAATGAGACAATAAAATCAAACGCTTCCAATGGCTGCTTAAGCCTCAGGGGAAAGACACAAGGATCCTCCACAAACCCAGTCTTCCCTGAAAGAAAACAATTAGCTCTTGACAACTCCCTGAGGACAAACGAGGGAAAAGCTTTTGCAACGGCAATTCTTCAGCTTTGGTCTGATTTTAAGACGTGTTACTCATCAAGAAATCTGCTTTATTGGTCTTTCTGGTGGGCCATAGCTACTTGCGGCTATTATCAGATTTTCAATTATGTTCAAGTTCTCTGGGACCATGTTGCACCATCCAAGAACTCCTCCATATATAATGGTGGTGTAGAGGCGTTTACAACTCTTACAGGTATGATTTTTTATGTTCGGCTCCATTATCCTAAAcattaaacagaaaatgttgctTTCTAAAACACAAAGTCCATGAATTTTCTGCAGCCAGTCAATGAACAatgcctcctatttctcatccccatgaaACTGTGCACCTCAAATTGCTCCAAGTGGGAGATAGAAATAGAGCAGTTCCTTCTCCAGGGTATCTGAAACTCACTAAGTATGAAAAGtaaaaaacatataaaatatATTACAAGTATGAAAACAATCACATTTCCTACAATGTGTCGGAAGCATAACTCTGATCTTTCAACTTTCAGTGTGCTTCAAAACAGCATTCTTTTCTGTATTCGTTAACCTTAGACCGGTAAATGTTCTTGTCCTAATGTTTAGGTTGCAGGACTGTAAACTTTGACCTAAAGGATTGATGCTGACATATCTTCACAGTTGTTGCTATTATATATTTAGTGCAAGCAATTGTCTGTTTTGGGTCAGCCACTAGGACCATTTTGACGATGAGTGTGGAAAGTCAACAGGGCAGGAAGGTTCTGGGGAGGAAAATGGTTGCAATTTTGGATCACTGATATGGTGACAAGAAGAGTGTGAATGGATCTCTCTAATTTCCCATCACTAGCTCTACCATGTAATACAGCAATGTCCCATCCTCGTAaacataaaaacaaaacaaataggAGCAGCAATAGACCATTTGATTCATCAGGCCTGCGCCAGCTTTCAATAATAACATGGTGAATGGACTGTGACTTTAACTCCACATTCTTAGCCTTTGACTTCCTTGtggattaaaaatctgtttagtTCACCCTTgactatattcaatgacccagcttccactgctctctgtggaagagaattccatagaCTACAAACTCTCTGAGAAaggaaattcatcctcatctccaTCTAAAACGGGAAACAtgttgggcgggtttctccgaccctccgcgccgGAATCGCAGCAGGCATGAGAACAGCGAATAGCCGTTTACACCAGAAACCCAGCGCGACAGCGCTTCAGCGTTTCTCCGCGGACCCGCAGGTCGCGCACGCGTGGTCCacacggcgccggtcaggggccgatGGAAGTGTCCCCCCCCCGCGGTGATGCtccacggtcgaccggccgagttcccgccggcgtggttcatatCTGGTACCActcagcgggagctcggacccgcagtCACGGTGGTCGTcctggtgcggggcggggagaATCTGACTCCAGGGGGGGTGCTCAGCGGTGGCCAGGGACGCCATCAGGGGTCACCGATCGGCACGCCATCGCTATCTGGGGGGGACCTACCTTTCTCCAcgtgggcccgctgtgtgggtccgccatgtcggcgGCGCCCATGCTGAAGTGGGCCGCCTGGCGCATGCATGGCCACGCGGTCTGGACAGCACggtcccgccggcagccagagctgtgggacgcACACCGAGGCCCTGTTGGCCCCTGGAAAACGGAAAAACATCCCGGaatttcgaggaaaaagtccagccagagtgattctcgcccgttttccagaAACTGTGTCTCtgattctagattccccaacacgGAGAAACATTCTCTCAACATTTCCCTGTCAAGCCTTCAGAATCCGAGgatggtggtggcacagtggttagcactgctgcctcacagcgccagggaccgggttcaattccggcctcggatgactgtcagtgtggagtttgcactttctcttcgagtctgcatgggtttcctccgggtgctccggtttcctcccacagtccaaaaatgtgcaggttaggtagattggccatgctaaattgcccctttatatcCTAAAGGTTAGGGgggattactgagttatggggatagggtggggccgtgggcctcggtagggtacaCTATCCAAGGGTCGGTggtgacctgatgggctgaatggcctccttctcactgtagggattctatgattctatgatatgtttcaatcagatcactgcTCATTCTTGGCCCAATCTGCTCAACGTTTCTCAATAAGGCAACCGCTTCATTGCACAAACCCAACCTGCAGCTTTAAATAAGGAGATTTATACTGTCCACAGTTGTCTTGTTGTGGTCTCACAAATGCCCTGCATATTTGTAACAAGGCTtctttatttttatactccaatACCTTGCAAAAAAGTTtgtcattccatttgtcttcctaattacttgccgtACCTGAAAGCTGCCCTTTTGCAATTTGTCTACGAGGTCAGGCAGATCATTCACTGATGCACAATGAAGGCATGTCCTATTCATAAATTTAACATGGACTGCATTTAACATGTAACTTTCTATTTAAAAATGGGCACTAGCAAGGTGGCTAAGATGGCTGTCAAATATCAGGTCACTTTTGCAATTTCTGCACAAGAGGTCTCTGGAAAGTTCTGAATTTAATGACCCTGGATGGAGGCCTGCACCCTTGAATGGACATACACAGTCAGAAGCCACCTGTCCAAGTTGCCCCTGCTATTATTTGTGGTTTATGCAAAACTCAAAATCAATGGCCTTCCAGAATTCATATCTCCGAGTTAAAAATACACAGGAAACTGCACATGCCCGTTAATCATAACAGGATGTGAACAGCCCCCCATTCATTCTCCATTGTGTATCAATGACTTCCAGCTTTAAACCGTTCTCCATGGAAAAGAGCAATTGATCATGTGATCAAAACGGTCTTCAGCTCAAAAGTTTGTTAATACCAAAAACCAGAGAGAAACTTGTCAGTCTGCAAAGAACACAGAAGAAACACTAGCTGCTAAAAAGGCAGGAACATTCTTTTATTTTAACGAACTAGAGACTGCTCAACTTCAAGTCCCGCAGCCATTCCCTTTCAGAATCCACCAGAACAAAAACATAATCCCCTGGTAAGAAAACCCACAAGTAACCCACAAGGAATATAACAGTTTGACTTTTTGGTGAATGGATGAATCAATAATTATCTTCATGTAAGCCCATGAAAGCTTGCTGCTGATTATTTAAAAATTGACTCAGGAGCTAAGAAACATACCTACCTTCCTTTCATAAACACACTAATTATGGATAGTAAAGGAAAGGTTTCTTTAATAAGGCTCGTGGAGTCCAATGTAGGTAAAAGTAAATGGCATTTATTTTACAACATTTATAAGCATGAGTACAGGTAATCTCTCCTACCGGTCGGTTCCAGACTGGCCGACCTTTAATGCAAGTTCAGGTACAGTATCCCACCCCTAGGAGAGAGCTTGTACTCCTCAAGGAGCATGGGCAAAACAATCATCCCCACATCGTATGtacacacctcctgctgcctcagaaaggcagacagcattgtcagagaaccCTCACactcaggctttgccctcttccagacccttccatcaggcagaagatacaggggcgggattctccggaatccgacggggcgggctgtaccggcgccaaagagtgggaggaaccactctggcatcgggccactcagaaggtgcggaatcgggCGTGAGGCCAgagctggagtgattggcgccgcgccaaccagcgcagaagggtctccgccggccggcgcaagttggtgcatgcgcagcagCGCCAGCGTATTCcgagaaccgctgccgtgattcctgcgcatgcacaggaggttTCGTCTCCGCGCCGAccatggtggagctttacagcggccggcaaggagggaaagagtgcccccacggcacaggaccaCCCGCaggttggtgggccccgatcacgggccaggccaccatgggggccccccggggccagatcccccccccccccccccccccccccgaggactccgcaggccgcctgcagagccaggtcccgcaggtaagaaccttgtgtaatttacgccggtgggactggccgaagacgggcggccgcttggcccaccaCGGAGCGAAGAAtcatcggggggcggggggggggcactgacaacagcccccgaccagcgcaatTTCCACCCTCGCCAAAAACCGGCgcaggagaattcggcagccggtgtcgggtcGGCTggcccggcaggggggggggtgggagaatcccgccccagaagtgcgaagacccgcacatccagacataggaacagcttctttcccggttactagactcctcaatgactctccaatggactgatctgttccctgtcagaACACAATCACAatgctctatgctgctcttgtttggccttgttccgcactgtatttGTTGacgcaccactgtcaatgtactctgccgattattcttttgtctattatATACGAACTGTGTACGTTTcgttggccacagaaaaatacttttcactgtacttcggtacatgtgacaataaatatcaatcaattagaaatccatgctggctattACAGTTTCATTCTTTTCTATCCCGATCCATAACATTCTGTGCTGCAACATGCTGCACATTCTCAATTTCAATAATGATCTTCTCTCTGTTCATCCCACCAAAGTGAACacgttcacattttcctacattttattatatctgccaaatttttgcccattcatttaacctgtctatatGTCTCTACAGACTCTTCcacatttgcagttttccaatccactgggaactTTCCAGAATCTCAGAAATTTTGGATGATTACAAATAATGGCTGGCATTTACTGGCTCCAACGACAGCACACCTCTCactgggtttcctggcggtgaggggtgcattcaacaaagaacaaagaaagtacagcacaggaacaggcacttcggccctccaagcccacctcgaccatgctgcccatctgaactaaaatcttccacccttccggggtccatatccctctattcccatcctattcatgtatttgtcaagatgcgccataaatgtcactatcgcccctgcttccaccacctcctccggcagcgagttccaggcacccactaccctctgtgtaaaaaacttgcctgtacatctcttctaaaccttgcccctcgcaccttaaacctattgtggtgatatgatttgcatagctgtctgccattggtgcagaacaccggcttaccattggccctggttggtcatgtgcctctcgaccgattggttgagaccagtcatgtgacagctctccgattggtcgagaggctgagttagccacacctccttaccgaggtataaatagtcggagcgcccggcggtcgtccattttattgtagacaaccgcagggctaagttctagcttattaaagcctaacttttgtatagcaactcgtctctcgtgcaattgatggctcatcaatttaataagttaGATTTTTGAaggtggagttccggatcaagcccgaatgcctccacatcagcccgcaaactccgaactttgcagaactttttcaacattggctggcatgtctcaaacgatacctggaatctgcaaccagccccccccaccatggcacagaagcttcacatcctcaactccagcgtgggtatagcagcctacgcgataatcaaggaggagaaagattacgatgccgccatgctaaagctgaatgcacaattccttaaaccagtcaacagagtattagCCTGACAtctcctggccaccagacaacagctccccggtgagtcattagaccaattttaccaggccctcgtcatcctggggaggaactgctcctgTCTCGCAGTTTCAGCtaaggagcacatggaactgctgatcagagacgcttacgtggctgggatgcagtcccccgctatccaccagcagatgctggagaaagacgacctcagcttaactgaggcacgaaccctctccacctctctggaggtcgccgatctaaacgcccgcgcctatgtccccagccgcgctgcaccaccctgggcctcctggcacgcttccccaccgccatccgccgctcccgtcCTCCCTCAGgtctgcgccgcgggacgccccgacaagtccacggggccccgctgctacttttgcgggttcgcgaaacacccttgcccacgctgcccagcccgctccgccctctgtaagagctgcgggaagaagggccacttctccactgtctgccaggccaaaacggtcgctgcggttccgcacagtgaccagggctccccacctccgggcccttgctggcccctcctggacgccgcgtAACACTCTTACCCCCGCCCCCggacccctgcgcccggcctgcgcacctctctctctcctccgggccctcccggtcccctcctggacACCGCacaactctctctcccccccgcccccggggccctgcgcccggcctgcgcgcctctctctctcctccgggccctcccggtcccctcctggacaccgcacaactctctccccccccccgcccccgggcccctgcgcccggcctgcgcgcctctctctctcctccgggccctcccggtcccctcctgggcGCCGCACAACTCTCTCCCGCCCCGCCcacgggcccctgcgcccggcctgcgcaactctctctctcctccggggcctcccggtcccctcctagacgccgcgcaactctcccctccccccccccgcccccgggcccccgcgcctggcctgcgcacctcactctctcctccggggcccctCCAGCGAACCGCGCTACTCTCAgctcgccacccccgggcccccgcgcctggcctgcgcgcctctctgcccccgctcccagccgctccgctggcaccactaaccccgcccccagcaaccaagAGGGCCCCacgggcaccaccatcttggggcgctgac contains:
- the LOC119976153 gene encoding thiamine transporter 2-like; the protein is MGCWKTVRDKEWVYPTLILCTYGFFATMKPAEPFLTPYLVGPDKNFTIEQVTNQLFPIWTYSFLALLIPVFLFTDYLKYKPIIIIQGVALVINYVLLLFANGMAAMQYLQFNNGLVSATEVAYYSYIYSVVDAEHYQRVTSYCRSVTLTAYTVGSAMAQLLVSLEAVSYFYLNAISLGTVSVALVTSFALPMPRQSTFFQNSAKSSNETIKSNASNGCLSLRGKTQGSSTNPVFPERKQLALDNSLRTNEGKAFATAILQLWSDFKTCYSSRNLLYWSFWWAIATCGYYQIFNYVQVLWDHVAPSKNSSIYNGGVEAFTTLTGAITSFGVGYIKLDWAVWGELVLGIFSGVSSAAIFIMDNTDNIWVCYAGYMVFKASYMLLITLTTFHIASNLCMERYALMFGVNNCMALILQTILTIIVVDSRGLGLDIVTQFLIYGSLYSLITGIFLLRSLYTFIDYKLKNTRRNLEEDVTIITLDPLTQQTCTNTRL